A genomic window from Prochlorococcus sp. RS04 includes:
- the lgt gene encoding prolipoprotein diacylglyceryl transferase, with product MLILQAFIQSPGETFLNLGFITIRWYGLLISFSVLIGLFVSKKLAKARNINPEYISEILPSLIISSIIGARAYYVIFEWRQYSGENFFTSFELFNNIIQIPSFLAVWEGGIAIHGGLIGGLISIIYFCKSKQINLKTFIDILIPSIILGQSIGRWGNFFNNEAFGVPTNLPWKLFIPIQNRPLEFINYDFFHPTFLYESLWNLLIFIVLLFTFNKQNKTDFFRPGFISCLYLISYSFGRFWIEGLRTDPLCIGGLPPFCDGGIRMAQFISIFLFSSGLIGIFFLRLRTSSGKNRKNG from the coding sequence ATGCTTATACTTCAAGCTTTTATACAATCTCCAGGAGAAACTTTTTTAAATTTAGGATTTATAACTATTAGATGGTACGGACTTCTTATTTCGTTTTCAGTTTTAATAGGCCTATTTGTCTCTAAAAAACTTGCAAAGGCAAGAAATATTAACCCAGAGTACATTAGTGAAATACTTCCATCATTAATAATCTCTTCAATAATTGGCGCTAGAGCTTATTACGTAATTTTTGAGTGGAGACAATATAGCGGAGAGAACTTTTTTACTTCTTTTGAACTATTCAACAACATCATTCAAATACCTTCTTTTCTTGCAGTTTGGGAAGGAGGCATAGCAATCCATGGAGGTTTAATTGGAGGATTAATATCTATTATCTATTTCTGTAAGTCGAAACAAATTAATTTAAAAACCTTTATAGATATCTTAATACCCTCGATTATTCTTGGACAATCAATAGGAAGGTGGGGAAATTTTTTCAATAATGAAGCCTTTGGAGTTCCTACAAATTTGCCTTGGAAATTATTTATACCTATCCAAAATAGGCCTTTAGAATTTATTAATTATGATTTTTTTCATCCTACATTTCTCTATGAGTCATTGTGGAATCTTTTGATTTTCATCGTCCTTCTTTTTACCTTTAATAAACAAAATAAAACAGATTTTTTCAGGCCTGGCTTTATTAGCTGTCTTTATTTAATAAGTTATAGCTTTGGACGATTCTGGATTGAAGGTTTAAGAACTGACCCACTATGCATTGGTGGACTTCCACCTTTCTGTGATGGCGGTATAAGAATGGCTCAATTTATAAGTATTTTTCTATTTTCTTCTGGATTAATTGGAATATTTTTTTTAAGATTGAGAACATCTAGTGGGAAAAATAGAAAAAATGGATAA
- the cobM gene encoding precorrin-4 C(11)-methyltransferase, producing the protein MDNKISFIGVGPGDPELLTLKALKKIKIADVIIWTDSLIPEKILDSAKEGSEKIKTSSLNLEQITSIMIEKFQAGKTVVRLHDGDPCLFGAIREQIEILKNEKIEIEVVPGVSAFQVAAAYHEAELTIPDITQTIILTRAGGRTGMPEKESLKDLAKHNSSICLYLSARHVKRSQETLLEFYPPETKVIVGFRVSWDDGWTSLIELKDMERFSIEKKLIRTTIYIISPAISNSQKRSNLYNPSYKHLFRNK; encoded by the coding sequence ATGGATAACAAAATATCCTTTATTGGTGTTGGTCCAGGCGATCCAGAATTATTAACTTTAAAAGCATTAAAAAAGATAAAAATTGCAGATGTCATTATTTGGACTGATTCTCTAATTCCTGAAAAGATTTTAGATTCTGCAAAAGAAGGTTCTGAAAAAATAAAAACGAGTTCACTTAACTTAGAGCAAATCACCTCAATTATGATAGAAAAATTTCAGGCAGGTAAAACTGTTGTAAGGTTGCATGATGGAGACCCTTGCCTTTTTGGAGCAATTAGAGAGCAAATCGAAATTTTAAAAAATGAAAAAATTGAAATCGAGGTTGTTCCTGGAGTAAGTGCTTTTCAAGTTGCTGCAGCATATCATGAAGCTGAGTTAACCATCCCTGACATAACGCAAACAATAATTTTAACTAGAGCAGGAGGTCGAACAGGGATGCCAGAAAAAGAATCTCTGAAAGATCTTGCGAAACACAATTCCTCTATATGTCTATATCTAAGTGCTAGGCATGTGAAAAGGTCTCAAGAAACTTTACTAGAGTTTTACCCTCCAGAGACTAAAGTGATTGTTGGATTTAGAGTATCTTGGGATGATGGTTGGACATCATTAATAGAATTAAAAGATATGGAAAGATTTTCTATTGAGAAAAAACTAATTAGAACAACCATTTACATAATTAGCCCAGCAATTAGTAATTCGCAAAAAAGATCTAATCTTTATAATCCTTCTTATAAGCATCTCTTTAGGAATAAATAA
- a CDS encoding helix-turn-helix domain-containing protein, with protein MKEIKSVSEINNKGGDPSLKRIGNFIKEARLSKNQSIEELASDLKIGAHQLEAIEEGNEEKLPEKVFIKAMIRRISQKLKLDTEFLMDEFKTERKEVKIEEIVEEVSKKNYKTRQSKNFNPLGFLIFILISGFLGLIASSLIFNLFSDSSQNQTPKQELIKKTK; from the coding sequence TTGAAAGAAATAAAATCTGTTTCGGAAATCAACAATAAAGGAGGAGATCCCTCTTTAAAAAGAATTGGAAATTTCATTAAAGAGGCTAGGTTAAGTAAAAATCAATCAATTGAAGAATTGGCTTCTGATTTAAAAATTGGAGCTCATCAACTAGAAGCTATAGAGGAAGGTAATGAAGAAAAACTACCTGAAAAAGTATTTATCAAAGCAATGATTAGAAGGATTTCACAGAAGCTAAAACTTGATACAGAATTTTTAATGGATGAATTCAAGACAGAGAGGAAAGAAGTGAAAATTGAAGAAATAGTTGAAGAAGTTTCCAAAAAAAACTATAAAACTAGGCAATCTAAGAATTTTAATCCACTAGGATTCCTAATATTTATTTTAATTTCAGGCTTTCTCGGACTAATCGCCTCTTCCTTAATTTTCAATTTATTTTCAGATTCTTCTCAGAATCAAACTCCAAAACAAGAACTTATTAAGAAAACTAAATAA
- a CDS encoding Ppx/GppA phosphatase family protein produces the protein MILKQDLRYFQEKQILVASIDIGTNSTHLLVAEINLELKSFSIKFTDKSTTRLGERDEEGNLTEESIQRALVTLKRFKEYCKSNGVKQIVTAATSAVREAPNGQDFIRRVLDETDIQIEMISGSEEARLIYLGVLSGMSFEDQSFVIIDIGGGSTELILADKKDAIALTTSRIGAVRLKNDFLNKGSITSERSSFLTTFIKGSLEPSVRKIKSRSKGDKHLSMIATSGTATSLGNLIADDLGESKQKLHGYKFKRENLQNVLEKLIKLPVSEIKKIPSLSERRAEIIIPGALILNTAMEMLNFDELIISERALREGLVVDWMLRKGIIKNELNIQGNIRKTTIIHQARKFGVDNTRAEKVIDIAFQIYDQTKNIFHSGNDPKAKELLWAASNLYNCGKYVNVDSYHKHSWYLIKNCELLGYSEAETNIIASIARYHRKTLPKKRHESWQNLISKEDKTLVLEMSLILRLAAALDQRPDKVISSVQIKLQENNLTFQLLPLDRKHDLLLEKWNLGLCRNVIKELKNLELKVI, from the coding sequence ATGATACTGAAACAAGATTTAAGATATTTTCAAGAAAAGCAAATTTTAGTAGCTTCTATTGATATTGGAACTAACTCTACACATCTCTTGGTAGCAGAAATTAATCTAGAATTAAAATCATTTTCAATAAAATTTACGGATAAATCAACCACTCGTCTTGGAGAAAGAGATGAGGAGGGTAATCTTACTGAAGAATCAATCCAAAGGGCATTAGTTACTCTTAAGCGATTTAAGGAATATTGTAAAAGTAATGGAGTAAAACAAATAGTAACAGCAGCAACAAGTGCAGTTAGGGAAGCTCCAAACGGTCAAGATTTTATTAGAAGAGTTCTTGATGAAACTGATATTCAAATAGAAATGATAAGTGGATCTGAGGAAGCCAGATTAATTTACCTTGGTGTTCTTTCTGGTATGTCTTTTGAAGATCAGTCTTTTGTAATCATAGATATTGGAGGAGGATCTACAGAATTAATACTTGCAGATAAAAAAGATGCTATAGCTCTTACCACTTCGAGAATTGGTGCGGTAAGACTTAAAAATGATTTTTTAAATAAAGGCTCTATAACTTCAGAAAGATCGAGTTTTTTAACAACTTTTATTAAAGGATCTTTAGAACCATCTGTTCGAAAAATAAAGAGTAGATCTAAGGGAGATAAGCATTTATCTATGATTGCAACCAGTGGCACTGCAACCTCATTAGGAAATTTGATTGCAGATGATTTGGGAGAATCTAAACAAAAGTTGCATGGTTATAAATTTAAAAGGGAAAATTTACAAAATGTATTGGAAAAACTAATTAAATTGCCAGTTTCGGAAATCAAGAAAATACCTTCATTAAGTGAGAGAAGAGCAGAAATAATTATTCCAGGAGCATTGATATTAAACACCGCAATGGAGATGTTGAACTTTGATGAATTAATAATAAGTGAGAGGGCGCTTCGAGAGGGTTTGGTTGTGGATTGGATGCTACGTAAAGGGATAATTAAAAATGAGTTAAATATTCAAGGCAATATTAGAAAAACAACCATAATTCATCAGGCCAGAAAGTTTGGAGTAGATAATACAAGAGCTGAGAAAGTTATTGATATTGCCTTTCAAATCTATGATCAGACTAAAAATATCTTTCATAGCGGTAATGACCCTAAAGCTAAAGAACTTCTTTGGGCAGCCTCTAATCTTTATAATTGTGGGAAATATGTGAATGTTGATTCATATCACAAACACTCTTGGTACTTAATAAAAAATTGTGAGTTGTTGGGATATTCTGAAGCAGAAACAAATATTATTGCTTCAATTGCTAGATACCATAGAAAGACTCTACCCAAGAAAAGACATGAGTCTTGGCAAAATTTAATATCCAAAGAAGATAAAACATTAGTTCTAGAAATGTCATTAATCCTGAGACTAGCAGCTGCTCTTGATCAAAGACCTGACAAGGTGATCTCCTCAGTTCAAATAAAATTGCAGGAAAATAATCTTACATTTCAACTTTTACCTTTAGATAGAAAACATGATCTTCTTCTTGAAAAATGGAACTTAGGATTATGCCGCAATGTAATAAAAGAACTAAAGAATTTGGAATTAAAAGTTATTTAG
- a CDS encoding 4-hydroxybenzoate polyprenyltransferase, giving the protein MQNKNRQIKLSTFFELLRWNKPTGRMILLIPAGWSLYLTPDANPTFLMLLRIILGGLLVSGLGCVVNDIWDKKIDQRVVRTKNRPLAANKIGLKTAYSILLFLILCSFFLTLSLPQPGRNLSISLAFLALPIILIYPSAKRWFKYPQLILSICWGFAVLIPWAANEGNLNSIVLLFCWLATIFWTFGFDTIYALADKKYDIKIGINSSAVNLQNNTRITIQICYFLTSFFLAICGFINQMDFIFWPIWLATSILMQRDILKVFPEEKQSIKNIGNHFKNQSIYGGVILLGIFIAS; this is encoded by the coding sequence ATGCAAAATAAAAATCGACAAATTAAATTAAGTACTTTTTTTGAATTATTAAGGTGGAATAAGCCGACTGGAAGAATGATCTTACTTATTCCTGCTGGATGGAGTTTATATTTAACCCCAGATGCTAATCCAACATTTTTAATGTTGCTCAGAATAATACTGGGAGGACTACTAGTAAGTGGATTAGGCTGCGTGGTAAATGATATTTGGGACAAAAAAATTGACCAAAGAGTTGTTAGGACAAAAAATAGACCTTTAGCTGCAAATAAAATCGGTCTTAAAACAGCTTATTCAATTCTTTTGTTTTTAATTTTATGTAGCTTCTTTCTAACTTTGTCATTACCTCAGCCTGGAAGAAACCTTTCAATTTCACTTGCTTTTTTAGCTTTACCTATCATTTTAATTTATCCTTCTGCCAAAAGATGGTTTAAATATCCTCAATTAATCTTATCCATATGCTGGGGTTTTGCTGTCTTAATTCCCTGGGCCGCAAATGAAGGCAATTTAAACAGTATTGTTTTATTATTTTGCTGGCTAGCTACCATTTTTTGGACTTTTGGCTTTGACACGATTTATGCTTTAGCAGATAAAAAATATGATATCAAAATTGGAATTAATAGTTCCGCTGTTAACCTCCAGAACAATACAAGAATAACCATTCAAATTTGTTATTTTTTAACTTCTTTTTTTCTCGCAATATGCGGATTTATTAATCAAATGGATTTTATTTTTTGGCCAATTTGGCTTGCAACGTCAATCTTAATGCAGAGAGATATACTAAAAGTATTTCCTGAGGAAAAGCAATCAATAAAAAATATTGGCAATCACTTCAAAAATCAATCAATTTATGGAGGCGTCATTTTATTAGGAATTTTTATTGCCTCATAA